From the genome of Mycobacterium dioxanotrophicus, one region includes:
- a CDS encoding LppP/LprE family lipoprotein: MISAAVLVVAGCGSGDSTVSKTPEPTANPAPTATSAATAAAPPKPTSAEPDPCAVNLAAPEIARAVSELPRDPRSNQAWSPEPLAGNYNECAQLSAIIVRANTNAPNPNTRAVLFHLGKFIPTGVPDTYGFNGIDKTVSTGDTVALQYSGGYHGLASVVKFRWNGNGVELMGNT, from the coding sequence ATGATCTCGGCGGCTGTGCTCGTGGTGGCGGGATGCGGTTCGGGGGATTCCACCGTCTCCAAAACGCCGGAACCGACGGCCAATCCGGCCCCGACGGCCACGTCGGCCGCGACAGCAGCGGCACCGCCGAAGCCGACGTCAGCAGAGCCGGATCCGTGCGCGGTGAATCTGGCCGCCCCCGAGATCGCCCGTGCGGTCTCCGAGCTCCCCCGCGATCCGCGCAGCAATCAGGCCTGGAGCCCGGAGCCGCTGGCCGGCAATTACAACGAGTGCGCGCAGTTGTCGGCCATCATCGTGCGGGCCAACACCAACGCCCCGAACCCGAACACCCGCGCGGTGCTGTTCCACCTCGGCAAGTTCATCCCCACCGGGGTGCCCGACACCTACGGGTTCAACGGCATCGACAAGACCGTCAGCACCGGCGACACCGTCGCCCTGCAGTACTCCGGGGGTTATCACGGCCTGGCCAGCGTCGTGAAGTTCCGGTGGAACGGCAACGGCGTCGAGCTGATGGGCAATACCTGA
- a CDS encoding DEAD/DEAH box helicase, with product MTSTDSDTGDADPTFADLQIHPSVLQAVADVGYESPSAIQAATIPPMLAGSDVVGLAQTGTGKTAAFAIPILSKIDTSSRATQALVLAPTRELALQVAEAFGRYGAHLPEINVLAIYGGSSYGPQLAGLKRGAQVVVGTPGRVIDHLEKGRLDLSRLDYLVLDEADEMLQMGFAEDVERILADTPEYKQVALFSATMPPAIRKITSKYLHDPVEVTVKAKTATAENISQRFIQVAGPRKLDALTRVLEVEPFDAMIVFVRTKQATEEVAERLKARGFSAAAINGDIAQAQRERTIAALKDGKLDILIATDVAARGLDVERISHVVNYDIPHDVESYVHRIGRTGRAGRSGAALLFVTPRERHLLKSIEKHTRSKLVESELPSVDDVNAQRVAKFRDSITDGLSAPGIELFRRLIEDYERDNNVPLADIAAALALQSRDGEAFLMVEPPPEKRRERAERPTREDGPPRKRHETRSDLATYRIAVGKRHKVAPGAIVGAIANEGGLHRSDFGHISIRVDHSLVELPAKLPRSVFKALENTRIQGVLIDLQPDRPQRRDRDHQGGASKPHRKAK from the coding sequence ATGACCTCGACAGATTCGGATACCGGAGACGCCGATCCGACGTTTGCCGACCTGCAGATTCACCCCTCGGTGCTGCAGGCCGTCGCCGACGTCGGCTACGAGTCGCCCTCTGCGATCCAGGCCGCCACTATTCCACCGATGCTGGCCGGCTCCGACGTCGTCGGCCTGGCACAGACGGGCACGGGTAAGACCGCTGCCTTCGCCATCCCCATCCTGTCCAAGATCGACACCTCGAGCAGGGCCACCCAGGCCCTGGTGCTGGCGCCGACACGCGAACTCGCTTTGCAGGTGGCCGAGGCGTTCGGTCGCTACGGCGCGCATCTGCCCGAGATCAATGTGCTGGCCATTTACGGTGGCTCGTCGTACGGGCCGCAGCTCGCCGGGCTCAAGCGCGGCGCGCAGGTGGTCGTCGGCACTCCCGGCCGGGTGATCGATCACCTGGAGAAGGGCAGGCTGGACCTGTCCCGCCTGGATTACCTCGTGCTCGACGAGGCCGACGAGATGCTGCAGATGGGCTTCGCCGAGGATGTCGAACGCATCCTGGCCGACACGCCCGAGTACAAGCAGGTCGCGTTGTTCTCGGCGACCATGCCCCCGGCCATCCGCAAGATCACCAGCAAGTACCTGCACGATCCGGTCGAGGTCACGGTCAAGGCGAAAACCGCGACGGCCGAGAACATCTCGCAGCGCTTCATCCAGGTGGCAGGCCCGCGCAAGCTCGATGCGCTCACCCGCGTGCTCGAAGTCGAACCGTTCGACGCGATGATCGTGTTCGTCCGCACCAAGCAGGCCACCGAGGAGGTCGCCGAGCGGCTCAAGGCGCGTGGTTTCTCGGCGGCCGCCATCAACGGCGACATCGCGCAGGCTCAGCGGGAACGCACCATCGCCGCGCTCAAGGACGGCAAGCTCGACATCCTGATCGCGACGGACGTCGCCGCTCGCGGGCTGGACGTGGAGCGCATCAGCCACGTCGTCAACTACGACATCCCGCATGACGTCGAGTCCTATGTGCACCGGATCGGCCGCACCGGGCGGGCCGGACGTTCGGGTGCGGCGCTGCTGTTCGTGACGCCGCGCGAACGGCATCTGCTCAAGTCGATCGAGAAGCACACCCGGTCCAAACTGGTCGAATCCGAGCTGCCCAGCGTCGACGACGTCAACGCGCAGCGGGTCGCGAAATTCCGGGATTCCATCACCGATGGTCTCAGCGCGCCGGGTATCGAGCTGTTCCGGCGGCTGATCGAGGACTACGAGCGCGACAACAACGTGCCGCTCGCCGACATCGCCGCGGCGCTGGCGCTGCAATCCCGCGACGGCGAGGCGTTCCTGATGGTCGAACCGCCACCGGAGAAGCGCCGCGAGCGTGCCGAGCGGCCGACGCGGGAAGATGGACCGCCCCGCAAACGGCATGAGACCCGAAGCGACCTGGCGACCTACCGCATCGCGGTCGGCAAGCGCCACAAGGTCGCGCCCGGGGCCATCGTCGGCGCCATCGCCAACGAAGGTGGTCTGCACCGCAGCGACTTCGGTCACATCTCGATCCGGGTCGACCACTCGCTCGTCGAGCTGCCCGCCAAGCTGCCCCGAAGCGTGTTCAAAGCTCTTGAGAACACCCGTATTCAGGGCGTGCTGATCGACCTTCAGCCGGACCGTCCCCAGCGCCGGGACCGCGACCACCAAGGTGGTGCATCCAAACCCCACCGGAAGGCCAAGTGA
- a CDS encoding acyltransferase family protein, which produces MTLSKGVKGLPDQGGLESVSTTDRVASLTGIRAVAAMLVVLTHAAYTTGKYGQGYLGLVYSRAEIGVPIFFVLSGFLLFRPWVKAAATDGEWPSVRRYAWHRVRRIMPAYVVTVLIAYFLYHFRTAGPNPGHTWYGLFRNLTLTQIYTDNYLFAFLHQGLTQMWSLAVEAAFYVALPLLAYLLLVVLCRRRWRPGLLLAGLAVLAAVSPVWLTIVHRTTGLPDGARLWLPTYLAWFVAGMVLTVLMQLKVRAYAMACLPVAVVSYFIVSTPLGGAPTTSPAGLGEALAKTVFYAVIAALMVAPPALADRGWYVRLLASRPMVFLGEISYEIFLIHLIIMELVMVEVLQDPVYTGSMVNLFVVTMLFTVPAAWLLHRFTRVGN; this is translated from the coding sequence GTGACGCTGTCCAAGGGCGTCAAGGGGCTACCCGACCAGGGTGGGCTGGAATCGGTTTCCACCACCGACCGCGTGGCCTCGCTGACCGGGATCCGGGCTGTCGCCGCGATGCTGGTGGTGCTCACCCACGCGGCGTACACCACGGGCAAGTACGGGCAGGGCTATCTGGGGCTGGTGTACTCGCGGGCGGAGATCGGGGTGCCGATCTTCTTTGTACTGAGTGGTTTTCTGTTGTTCCGGCCGTGGGTGAAGGCGGCCGCAACCGACGGCGAGTGGCCGTCCGTGCGGCGCTACGCCTGGCACCGGGTGCGACGCATCATGCCCGCGTATGTCGTCACGGTGCTCATCGCCTACTTCCTCTACCACTTCCGCACGGCCGGGCCGAATCCCGGCCACACCTGGTACGGGTTGTTCCGCAACCTGACCCTGACCCAGATCTACACCGACAACTATCTGTTCGCGTTCCTGCATCAGGGCTTGACGCAGATGTGGAGCCTGGCCGTGGAGGCCGCGTTCTATGTGGCGCTGCCGCTGCTGGCCTACCTGCTGCTGGTGGTGCTGTGTCGGCGCCGCTGGCGGCCAGGTCTGCTGCTGGCGGGCCTGGCCGTGCTGGCGGCGGTGTCGCCGGTATGGCTGACCATCGTGCACCGCACCACGGGATTGCCCGACGGCGCGCGGCTGTGGTTGCCGACGTATCTGGCGTGGTTCGTGGCGGGCATGGTGCTGACGGTGCTGATGCAGCTGAAGGTGCGGGCGTACGCCATGGCATGCCTGCCGGTGGCGGTGGTCAGTTACTTCATCGTGTCGACGCCGCTCGGCGGTGCGCCGACGACGTCCCCGGCCGGGCTGGGCGAGGCGCTGGCGAAGACCGTGTTCTATGCCGTGATCGCGGCGCTGATGGTCGCCCCACCGGCGTTGGCGGACCGGGGTTGGTACGTGCGGTTGCTGGCCAGCCGACCGATGGTGTTTCTCGGCGAGATCTCCTATGAGATCTTCCTGATCCATCTGATCATCATGGAATTGGTCATGGTCGAGGTGCTGCAGGATCCGGTGTACACGGGTTCGATGGTCAACCTGTTCGTGGTCACCATGCTCTTCACCGTCCCCGCCGCCTGGCTGCTGCACCGGTTCACCCGCGTCGGAAATTAG
- a CDS encoding siderophore-interacting protein, with the protein MVGKQASRGLEGALVRLCRGGDYELTVVGRTELTSNYLRLHFTAERLLAEQRLHPTMWVRGWFPDGDKAHQRGYTLVNPDPEAGTVDIDFAMHDGVATRWAKGAAVGDVLEVTVLGSNFALPEPQPAGYVIVGDAASLPAINSLLDAIGDAPARVFLEAGHDDDPELPITGAADVTWVDRDGEGLLQAVSSSAFDAADHFGWVACNNRTTREVARVFREEYRIPRKNIKAQAYWAA; encoded by the coding sequence TTGGTCGGAAAGCAGGCATCGCGCGGCCTGGAGGGCGCGCTGGTTCGGCTGTGCCGCGGCGGTGATTACGAGCTGACCGTCGTCGGCCGTACCGAGCTGACGTCGAATTACCTGCGGTTGCATTTCACCGCCGAGCGGCTGCTCGCCGAGCAGCGACTGCACCCGACGATGTGGGTGCGCGGCTGGTTCCCCGACGGCGACAAGGCGCATCAGCGCGGCTATACGCTGGTCAACCCGGATCCCGAGGCCGGCACCGTCGACATCGATTTCGCGATGCACGACGGGGTGGCCACCCGCTGGGCCAAGGGCGCGGCCGTTGGCGACGTCCTTGAGGTGACGGTGCTGGGCAGCAACTTCGCCCTTCCAGAACCGCAGCCCGCCGGCTACGTCATCGTCGGTGACGCCGCGTCGCTGCCTGCCATCAACTCCCTGCTCGACGCCATCGGCGACGCTCCCGCCCGGGTGTTCCTGGAAGCCGGGCACGACGACGATCCGGAACTGCCGATCACCGGGGCGGCCGACGTCACGTGGGTGGACCGCGATGGCGAGGGGCTGCTGCAAGCCGTCAGCTCGTCTGCGTTCGACGCCGCCGATCATTTCGGCTGGGTGGCGTGCAACAACCGCACCACGCGCGAGGTGGCCCGGGTGTTCCGCGAGGAGTACCGGATCCCGCGCAAGAACATCAAGGCACAGGCGTACTGGGCGGCCTGA
- a CDS encoding TetR/AcrR family transcriptional regulator — protein sequence MAGDWLAARRSEVAADRILDAADELFTRQDAATVGMHEIATAAGCSRATLYRYFENREALYTAYVHREARRLYEELTRQVAGLSDPTQRLIEGVMTGLRAVRDSPALSSWFATASPPIGGEMAEHSEVIRALVEAFVRSLGGGGDGIERRARWLVRVMVSLLVFPGLDEADERAMLAEFVAPLVVPVHQPAD from the coding sequence ATGGCCGGCGACTGGCTGGCCGCCCGCCGCTCCGAGGTGGCGGCCGACCGGATCCTCGACGCCGCCGACGAGCTGTTCACGCGGCAGGACGCCGCCACCGTGGGGATGCACGAGATCGCCACGGCCGCAGGCTGTTCCCGCGCGACGCTGTACCGCTACTTCGAAAACCGCGAGGCGCTGTACACGGCGTACGTGCATCGGGAGGCGCGTCGGCTCTACGAAGAACTGACCCGACAGGTCGCCGGGCTGAGCGACCCGACGCAACGGTTGATCGAGGGCGTGATGACCGGCCTGCGGGCCGTGCGCGACAGCCCGGCGCTGTCATCGTGGTTCGCGACGGCCTCGCCCCCGATCGGCGGCGAGATGGCCGAGCACTCCGAGGTGATCCGGGCTCTGGTCGAGGCGTTCGTGCGGTCACTGGGCGGCGGTGGCGACGGGATCGAGCGCCGCGCCCGCTGGCTGGTCAGGGTCATGGTCTCGCTGCTGGTCTTCCCCGGCCTCGACGAGGCCGACGAGCGGGCCATGCTGGCGGAATTCGTGGCGCCGCTCGTGGTGCCGGTGCACCAACCGGCGGACTGA
- a CDS encoding cytochrome P450, translating to MTAPLSQLSESPARFELANADTWASPWAMYAALREHDPVHHVVPADRPDQDYYVLSRHADIWAAARDHETFSSAQGLTVTYGDMELIGLAENPPFVMQDPPVHTEFRKLVSRGFTPRQVEAVEPKVREFVVSRLEELRANGGGDIVTELFKPLPSMVVAHYLGVPEVDRAQFDGWTEAIVAANTSPDGIAGALGSATDAVTAMAGYFAELIERRRVEPADDTISHLVAAGVGADGEISGVLSILAFTFTMVTGGNDTTTGMLGGAVQLLQQRPDQRRLLAHDPELIPEAVDEFLRLTSPVQGLARTTTRDVTIGDTTIPAGRRTLLLYGSGNRDEREFGPDAAELDIRRHPRNILTFSHGAHFCLGAAAARMQSRVALTELLSRCPDFEVDLDAVVWAGGSYVRRPLSVPFRAGT from the coding sequence ATGACAGCTCCTCTGTCTCAATTGTCCGAGTCTCCGGCCCGCTTCGAACTTGCCAACGCCGACACCTGGGCGAGCCCGTGGGCGATGTATGCCGCCCTGCGCGAACACGATCCAGTCCACCATGTGGTGCCCGCCGACCGACCCGATCAGGACTACTACGTGTTGTCCCGGCACGCCGACATCTGGGCGGCCGCGCGCGATCACGAGACCTTCTCGTCGGCCCAAGGCCTGACCGTCACGTACGGCGACATGGAGCTGATCGGGCTGGCCGAGAATCCGCCGTTCGTCATGCAGGACCCGCCCGTGCACACCGAGTTCCGCAAGCTGGTCTCGCGCGGCTTCACCCCGCGGCAGGTCGAGGCCGTCGAACCGAAGGTGCGGGAGTTCGTCGTATCCCGACTGGAAGAGCTGCGCGCCAACGGCGGCGGCGACATTGTCACCGAATTGTTCAAACCGCTACCGTCGATGGTCGTCGCGCACTATCTCGGGGTGCCCGAAGTCGACCGGGCCCAATTCGACGGCTGGACCGAAGCAATCGTCGCCGCCAACACCTCGCCCGACGGGATCGCCGGCGCGTTGGGCAGCGCCACCGATGCCGTCACGGCGATGGCGGGCTACTTCGCCGAGCTGATCGAGCGTCGCCGCGTCGAGCCGGCCGACGACACCATCTCGCATCTGGTAGCGGCCGGGGTGGGCGCCGACGGGGAAATCTCGGGCGTGCTGTCGATCCTGGCGTTCACCTTCACCATGGTCACCGGCGGCAATGACACGACGACCGGAATGCTCGGTGGCGCAGTGCAATTGCTGCAGCAGCGACCCGATCAGCGACGGCTGCTGGCGCACGACCCGGAGCTGATACCCGAGGCGGTCGACGAGTTCCTGCGGCTGACCTCACCGGTGCAGGGACTGGCCCGCACCACCACCCGCGACGTCACCATCGGTGACACCACCATCCCTGCGGGCCGCAGGACCCTGCTGCTGTACGGGTCGGGCAACCGCGACGAACGCGAATTCGGACCAGACGCAGCAGAACTCGACATCCGACGCCATCCCCGCAACATCTTGACGTTCAGCCACGGCGCACATTTCTGCCTGGGCGCGGCTGCCGCCCGGATGCAGTCACGGGTGGCGCTGACCGAATTGCTCTCGCGCTGCCCGGATTTCGAGGTCGACCTCGATGCGGTGGTATGGGCAGGCGGCAGCTATGTGCGCCGCCCACTGTCGGTCCCGTTCCGAGCCGGCACATGA
- a CDS encoding rhomboid family intramembrane serine protease, with protein MSIPNTPQSPAATPTCYRHPDRQTYVQCTRCQRYICPECMRSAAVGHQCVECVNEGAKSVRAPRTQFGGKLSNGTPVLTYGLIAVNVLMFVLQMTSKNLEGELTLWSPGVAIHDQYYRLVTSAFLHYGITHLLFNMWALYVVGPPLEAWLGRLRFGALYALSGLGGSVLVYLLSPLQSATAGASGAIFGLFGAIFVVARRLRLDVRWVAAVIVINLVFTFVGPALGTGAISWQGHVGGLITGAAVAAAFVYAPRAHRNAIQAGVSVGAVLIFVALIAWRTNQLLTSFGMT; from the coding sequence GTGAGCATCCCCAACACGCCGCAGTCACCTGCCGCGACGCCGACGTGTTACCGGCATCCCGACCGCCAGACCTACGTGCAGTGCACACGTTGCCAGCGCTACATCTGCCCGGAGTGCATGCGCTCGGCCGCTGTCGGTCACCAGTGCGTGGAATGCGTCAACGAGGGCGCCAAATCCGTGCGCGCACCACGCACCCAGTTCGGCGGGAAGCTGAGCAACGGCACTCCCGTGCTCACCTATGGACTCATCGCGGTCAACGTGCTGATGTTCGTGCTGCAGATGACCTCGAAGAACCTGGAGGGCGAACTGACCCTGTGGTCGCCGGGCGTCGCCATCCACGACCAGTACTACCGGCTGGTCACCTCTGCCTTCCTGCATTACGGCATAACCCATCTGTTGTTCAACATGTGGGCGCTCTACGTGGTCGGGCCGCCGCTGGAGGCGTGGCTGGGCAGACTGCGTTTCGGCGCGCTCTATGCGCTGAGCGGTTTGGGCGGTTCGGTGCTCGTATATCTGTTGTCGCCACTGCAATCCGCCACGGCAGGGGCCTCGGGTGCGATCTTCGGGTTGTTCGGCGCGATCTTCGTGGTCGCGCGGCGGCTGCGGCTCGATGTGCGCTGGGTCGCGGCGGTCATCGTCATCAACCTGGTGTTCACGTTCGTCGGCCCGGCGCTGGGGACCGGCGCGATCAGCTGGCAGGGCCACGTCGGTGGGCTGATCACCGGCGCCGCGGTGGCTGCGGCCTTCGTGTATGCCCCGCGCGCGCATCGTAATGCGATCCAGGCCGGGGTGTCGGTCGGCGCAGTGCTCATATTCGTGGCGCTGATCGCGTGGCGCACCAACCAGCTGCTGACGTCGTTCGGGATGACCTGA
- a CDS encoding FAD-binding oxidoreductase: MLSELISALPAGVVVTDPDILASYRQDRAADPGAGTPLAVVRPTRTEEVQQVLRWATEHKVAVVPRGAGTGLSGGATALNGGIVLSTEKMRDITVDTVTRTAVVQPGLLNAEVKKAVAAHGLWYPPDPSSFEICSIGGNVATNAGGLCCVKYGVTTDYVLGLQVVLADGTAVRLGGPRLKDVAGLSLTKLFVGSEGTLGVVTEVTLRLLPPQHSPCTVVATFDSVEAAAGAVVKITGKIRPSMLEFMDSTAINAVEDKLKMGLDRTAAAMMVAASDDRGAAGAEDVAFMAEVFTECGATEVFSTSDPDEGEAFVAARRFAIPAVEAKGSLLLEDVGVPLPALAELVGGVAKIAEQRDLLISVIAHAGDGNTHPLIVFDPTNPDMTRRAGQAFGEIMDLAVGLGGTITGEHGVGRLKRPWLAGQIGPDAMALNHRIKQALDPDNILNPGAAI, encoded by the coding sequence GTGCTGTCTGAGCTGATCTCCGCCCTTCCCGCAGGAGTCGTCGTCACCGACCCGGACATCCTGGCCTCCTACCGGCAGGATCGCGCCGCCGATCCGGGCGCGGGCACTCCCCTGGCCGTGGTGCGACCGACCCGCACCGAGGAGGTCCAGCAGGTGCTGCGATGGGCCACCGAGCACAAGGTGGCAGTGGTGCCCCGCGGGGCAGGCACCGGCCTGTCGGGCGGAGCGACCGCGCTCAACGGCGGCATCGTCCTGTCGACCGAGAAGATGCGCGATATCACCGTCGACACGGTCACCCGCACCGCGGTCGTGCAACCGGGCCTGCTCAACGCTGAGGTGAAGAAAGCCGTTGCCGCCCACGGGCTCTGGTACCCGCCCGACCCGTCGTCGTTCGAGATCTGCAGCATCGGCGGCAATGTCGCCACCAACGCCGGCGGGCTGTGCTGCGTCAAGTACGGCGTCACCACCGACTACGTGCTGGGCCTGCAGGTGGTCCTGGCCGACGGCACCGCGGTGCGCCTCGGTGGCCCGCGCCTGAAAGACGTTGCGGGCCTGAGCTTGACGAAGTTGTTCGTCGGCAGCGAGGGCACCCTCGGCGTGGTGACGGAGGTGACGCTGCGACTGCTGCCGCCGCAACACTCGCCGTGCACGGTGGTGGCCACGTTCGATTCGGTGGAGGCCGCCGCAGGTGCGGTCGTGAAGATCACCGGCAAGATCCGGCCGTCGATGCTGGAATTCATGGATTCCACGGCCATCAACGCCGTCGAGGACAAGCTGAAGATGGGCCTGGACCGCACGGCCGCCGCCATGATGGTGGCCGCCTCCGACGACCGGGGCGCCGCAGGCGCCGAGGACGTCGCGTTCATGGCCGAGGTCTTCACCGAATGCGGTGCCACCGAGGTATTTTCGACGTCCGATCCCGACGAGGGCGAGGCGTTCGTGGCGGCCCGCCGGTTCGCGATCCCAGCCGTGGAAGCCAAGGGCTCACTGCTGCTGGAGGATGTCGGGGTGCCGCTGCCCGCGCTCGCCGAGCTGGTGGGCGGCGTGGCCAAGATCGCCGAGCAGCGCGATCTGCTGATCTCGGTGATCGCACACGCCGGTGACGGCAACACCCATCCGCTGATCGTGTTCGACCCGACCAACCCCGACATGACGCGGCGGGCCGGGCAGGCGTTCGGCGAGATCATGGACCTGGCAGTCGGTTTGGGCGGCACCATCACCGGCGAACACGGCGTCGGCCGGCTCAAGCGGCCGTGGCTGGCCGGTCAGATCGGCCCCGACGCGATGGCCCTCAACCACCGCATCAAGCAGGCACTCGACCCGGACAACATCCTCAATCCGGGTGCGGCCATCTAG
- a CDS encoding MFS transporter, whose product MTETKRGPLLLILFAALMAGAGNGISMVAFPWLVLQRNGSALEAAIVAMAATLPLLAATLIAGAAVDYLGRRRVSMLSDVLSGLSVATVPVLALVFGVQVINVVVLAVLAAFGAFFDPAGMTARQTMLPEAAEQAGWSLDRANSVYEAAFNLAYIVGPGIGGLLIAAIGGINTMWVTAATFACSLAAIAVLRLEGAGVPDREALPDGVWAGIVEGLRFVWHTPVLRTLAIIDLVATGLYMPMESVLFPKYFTDRNEPAQLGWVLMAMSIGGLVGALGYAVVSKYLSRRATMLTAVITLGVAMTVVAFLPPLPLILTMCAIVGLVYGPIAPIANYVMQTRSPQHLRGRVVGVMGSLAYAAGPVGLVVAGPMADRAGLHATFLALALPMLLLGVVAVFLPALRQLDRSYRIAMCCLS is encoded by the coding sequence ATGACCGAGACCAAGCGCGGCCCGCTGCTGTTGATCCTGTTCGCCGCCTTGATGGCAGGCGCGGGCAACGGCATCTCGATGGTGGCATTTCCCTGGTTGGTGTTGCAGCGCAACGGATCTGCGCTCGAAGCCGCGATCGTCGCGATGGCTGCGACGCTGCCGCTGCTGGCCGCAACACTGATCGCGGGGGCGGCCGTGGACTACCTCGGCCGGCGGCGCGTGTCGATGCTCTCCGATGTGCTCTCGGGGCTCTCGGTCGCGACGGTGCCGGTGCTGGCCCTGGTGTTCGGCGTGCAGGTGATCAACGTCGTGGTGCTGGCCGTGCTGGCGGCCTTCGGCGCGTTCTTCGACCCGGCAGGCATGACCGCGCGCCAGACCATGCTGCCCGAGGCCGCCGAGCAGGCCGGCTGGAGCCTGGACCGCGCCAACAGCGTGTACGAGGCCGCGTTCAACCTGGCCTACATCGTCGGCCCCGGCATCGGTGGCCTGCTCATCGCCGCGATCGGCGGCATCAACACCATGTGGGTGACAGCCGCGACGTTCGCCTGCTCGCTGGCGGCCATTGCGGTACTGCGGCTGGAGGGCGCGGGCGTGCCCGATCGGGAGGCGCTACCCGACGGGGTCTGGGCGGGCATCGTCGAAGGCCTGCGATTCGTCTGGCACACACCGGTGCTGCGCACGCTGGCAATCATCGACCTGGTCGCAACCGGGTTGTACATGCCGATGGAGAGCGTGCTGTTCCCCAAGTACTTCACCGACCGCAACGAGCCCGCCCAGCTGGGCTGGGTGTTGATGGCCATGAGCATCGGCGGGTTGGTGGGCGCGCTCGGGTACGCCGTGGTGTCGAAATATCTGAGTCGCCGCGCCACCATGCTCACCGCCGTGATCACGCTCGGCGTGGCGATGACGGTGGTGGCGTTCCTGCCGCCCCTGCCGCTGATCCTGACGATGTGCGCGATCGTGGGCCTGGTCTACGGGCCGATCGCGCCGATCGCCAACTACGTCATGCAGACCAGGTCACCGCAGCATCTGCGCGGCCGGGTGGTCGGGGTGATGGGTTCACTGGCCTACGCCGCGGGTCCGGTGGGCCTGGTGGTCGCCGGTCCGATGGCCGACAGGGCCGGACTGCACGCGACGTTCCTGGCTCTGGCTCTGCCGATGCTGCTGCTCGGCGTGGTTGCGGTCTTCCTGCCTGCCCTGCGGCAATTGGATCGCTCGTATAGGATCGCCATGTGCTGTCTGAGCTGA
- a CDS encoding uracil-DNA glycosylase, with the protein MQRAQLPHPRTGNLFDSPVPPGAGWPGDPADPDTPVARTAPRVRRLAAGADSVAELDARVSVCRACPRLVAWREEVAAVKRKSFADQPYWGRPATGLGSEHPRILIVGLAPAAHGANRTGRVFTGDRSGDFLFAALHRVGLASQEHSVDAADGLRLIDTRMAAAVRCAPPGNAPTPAERATCAPWLDAEWRLVGESVRVIVALGGFAWRSALDMIGSPQRPAPKFGHGVTAALTGAYGEVTLLGCFHPSQQNTFTGRLTATMLDDIFVTARRIAVGNEPDRP; encoded by the coding sequence GTGCAGCGGGCTCAACTGCCTCATCCCAGGACCGGGAACCTCTTCGACTCACCGGTGCCGCCCGGCGCGGGCTGGCCCGGCGATCCCGCCGACCCGGACACGCCGGTGGCCCGAACCGCGCCGCGCGTACGGCGCCTGGCCGCCGGCGCCGACTCCGTCGCGGAACTCGACGCGCGGGTTTCGGTGTGCCGGGCCTGCCCACGCCTGGTGGCGTGGCGCGAAGAGGTCGCCGCGGTCAAACGAAAGTCGTTCGCCGATCAGCCGTATTGGGGGAGACCCGCGACCGGGCTCGGTTCGGAACATCCGCGCATCCTGATCGTGGGGCTGGCTCCAGCCGCACACGGCGCCAACCGGACCGGGCGGGTCTTCACCGGCGACCGGTCCGGGGACTTCCTGTTCGCTGCACTGCACCGGGTCGGCCTGGCCAGCCAGGAACACTCTGTCGACGCCGCCGACGGCCTGCGCCTGATCGACACCCGGATGGCCGCCGCCGTCCGCTGCGCCCCACCCGGTAACGCCCCCACGCCCGCCGAGCGCGCCACGTGCGCGCCATGGCTGGACGCCGAATGGCGACTGGTCGGCGAGAGCGTGCGCGTGATCGTCGCGCTCGGCGGCTTCGCCTGGCGTTCGGCGTTGGACATGATCGGCTCGCCGCAGCGCCCGGCGCCCAAGTTCGGCCACGGCGTCACCGCCGCCCTGACCGGTGCCTACGGCGAGGTGACGCTGCTGGGCTGCTTCCACCCGAGCCAACAGAACACCTTCACCGGCCGGCTCACCGCGACGATGCTCGACGACATCTTCGTCACCGCGCGCCGCATCGCCGTCGGGAACGAACCCGACCGGCCATGA